The proteins below come from a single Oenanthe melanoleuca isolate GR-GAL-2019-014 chromosome Z, OMel1.0, whole genome shotgun sequence genomic window:
- the CCL21 gene encoding C-C motif chemokine 21: protein MALRPFLLLLLLLAATLLITQAQGIGSSASDCCLKHSQKAIPSSVVTSYRIQGPESGCLLPAVVFTTKRKRKICASPMDSAVQKLMQDLDKKAKNDKNSKKGQTQRPRRKPRKQRRQRA from the exons ATGGCTCTCcgccccttcctgctgctgctgctgctgctggctgccaccCTCCTCATCACCCAGGCTCAAG GCATTGGAAGCTCAGCCTCGGACTGCTGCCTGAAGCACAGCCAGAAAGCCATCCCCAGCAGCGTGGTGACATCCTACCGCATCCAGGGACCCGAGTCGGGATGTTTGCTTCCTGCTGTTGT gtTCACCaccaagaggaaaaggaaaatctgtgcCTCTCCCATGGACAGCGCTGTCCAGAAGTTGATGCAGGACCTGGACAAGAAGGCCAAGAATGACAAGAACAGCAAGAAGGGGCAGACCCAGCGTCCCAGGCGCAAACCCAGGaagcagcggcggcagcgggccTAA